The genomic region GCCGCGGCCGGTGCATTTTCTTTGTCGGACGCAGCGCGCCTCTTGAGGCTGCGGGGACAGGCCATGCAGAAGGCTGTGCCGGTCGGCGTCGGCGCGATGGCAGCGCTGCTCGGCGTCGGCATCGATGTGGCGGAGAAAGTCGCTGCCGAAGCTGCCCAGGGCGACGTTTGTCAGATCGCGAACGACAACGAGCCGACGCAGGTCGTCCTGTCCGGGCATAAGACGGCGCTCGATCGCGTGCCGGAAATCGGCAAGAAATTCGGTGTTCGGCGCGCGGTACCGTTGCCCGTGTCCGCTCCCTTCCATTGCGCGCTGATGCAGCCCGCCGCCGACGCGATGGCGGAAGCACTCGCGTCCGTGACGGTCAACAAACCTGTTGTTCCAGTCGTCGCAAACGTGCTGGCGGAGCCGATTTCCGATCCGGATGAGATCAAGAAGCGGCTCGTCGAGCAGGTGACAGGCACGGTCCGCTGGCGCGAATGCGTGGCGTTCATGGCGGCTGACGGCGTCACGGATTTCTATGAGATCGGCGCGGGCAAGGTCCTCGCAGGCCTCGTTAAGCGCACGGCTCCGAGCGTCAACGCTTCGAGCCTCGGCACCCCTTCC from Hyphomicrobium sp. MC1 harbors:
- the fabD gene encoding ACP S-malonyltransferase, giving the protein MARAFVFPGQGSQDVGMGKALADAFPVARAVFEEVDDALGEKLSALIWEGPKETLTLTQNAQPALMAVSMAVMRVLEKERGVSLASSAKFVAGHSLGEYSALAAAGAFSLSDAARLLRLRGQAMQKAVPVGVGAMAALLGVGIDVAEKVAAEAAQGDVCQIANDNEPTQVVLSGHKTALDRVPEIGKKFGVRRAVPLPVSAPFHCALMQPAADAMAEALASVTVNKPVVPVVANVLAEPISDPDEIKKRLVEQVTGTVRWRECVAFMAADGVTDFYEIGAGKVLAGLVKRTAPSVNASSLGTPSDIDAALAALTS